The DNA window CCAGGTTGATAATGACCATGGCTTCTTCCACAAACCTTTAAAATAAGAGCGTCTATTGTTAGAATGGTCACCGTTAGTGAACATTGCATTAGGACCATTAAAACCACCCGTGGAACCATGGAAAACTCCATGATGACCATTAAAACCCCCACTAAAGCCAGATGAAAGATGAGAAGATGGGAAGGACTTCGAGCTTGAAGAGTATCCTAGAGGTTGAAAATTAGAATTAGAAGTAGAATTACCTTCATCAAGAACAAGAGCCTTGCCTTGAAATGTCTGATTTTGGGCCAACATTGCAGAAACAAATGGGGATGCAGACTGAGTTTGCTCAAGAGTGGCTTCTTCAACAAGCAATTGAGATCGAAAATCTTTAAGAGACAAATGTATTATCTCTGCCTCTAATTATACACCTAAATGTGTTGTAGTCAGAAGGTAGGCCATTAAGAGCCAAGATCACAATATCATCATCCTCAAAATAAACTCCTGCTGCAGAAAAATGATCTCttacatctttaattttttgcagATAATGAGAAACTGGTTCTGATCCCTTCTTGATATTCTGAAGCTCACTTTTCATCTGAAAAATTCATGCTTTGGTCATTGTAGAGAATCGATCCTTCAGCTGAATCCACATATCATGAGCACTAACACATCCAATAACATAGGAAATTGCAGTAGAAGAAAGAGTGGCAATAAGCAACTGCATCAATGCTCGATCATGCATTTTCCACACCTGATAGTCATCAGTTTCAGTGCCCTCAAGATCAGAATCTGCATCAAATCAGCTAGGACACTTCCTTGAACCACCAACAAATCCTAAAATACCATGGCTTTCCAGAAGAATTTGCATTTGAAAGTGCCATGTGAGATAATTTGTATCGTTAAGCTTAACTGTCACAGGAGTAGAAACTGTAGAAAGCAAAGAAGTTATAGGTGATTGAACAATCTGGAGTTGAGAAAAGGTCaccatttttgttttagaatgcagaaaaggagaaaaatatgaagagaATTGCCGATGATGAAGatagaagcagaagcagaaaaCAAGGAGTGCGGAAGCAGAGGATCAAGAATTATGCTTTGATACCATATGAAGATAGCAGATTTTTCATAGAAGACTGCTGGAGAATTAAGCAGAAATATGAAGAAAGCAGAGAGAGTGTATAACAGTTGAAGGAAGAAGATGAATGTAATCACTGTTTTTCATTACTTAGTTTTTACATTGTTGCAGATGTATTTATATCAAAAGCTGTAGACGAAAACTAGCTTCTTTCTCCAATACTAACAAACTTTCCTAACTGTCTAACAGTATTTTAACTGCTAGAGCCTTTGATCTCTTGACATGTGGCACGATCAGGTTCATTCATATCTTTACTCTCCCCACCCCACCTTTCTTGAGgtataatataaaatcttataGCAGTTTGGCTTTTGCTGGAAACAAAGCACCAGAATCAGCTTAAATAATCACTGCAGacattttatattgtttatacAGAAGTTTTTCAAGGAATCCAACCTCTAGTTTGTGTGAAAATTCTTCACAAAAATCTATACATCATCTCTTGCAAAGCGAAAGAATTTGAATATGAAGGTTCAGATCTTAGCTAGAAAGTTGATAACTCCATCATCTCCAACTCCACTCAACCTtcagaaattgaaaatatcttgTTTAGATCAGAATTTTCCTTCAAATTATTACACATCGTGCATTTTCTACTACCCAGCCAGCGGTGAAGAAGATTGTGTTAATACTGCAGAAAAAAGCAAGCACTTGCAAAAATCCTTATCAGAAATCTTGACCTTACCCACTTGGAGGAAGATACGTGAAAGGAAGTGTCTTCATTGATTGTAATGACAATGGGGCAGAATATTTGGAAGCCAAAGCTAGTGGTTGCCTCTCTGAATTTCTCAAGGAAGGAGAGCTTGAAACCGAGCTGAGGAATCATTTAGCTCCACCAATATTTCAACCAGAAGAAAGCCCTTTGCTTATAGTTCAGTTCAACATGTTTGAATGTGGTGGACTTGCCATTGGTATATCTGTGACACACAAGATAGTTGATGGATTCACTTTGTTTACATTTGTTGATGCTTGGGCTACTGCGTGCCGAATAGGAATCGACAAAGTTCACTCCCCAAGTTTCCAATTGTCTTCCTTCTGCCCACCAAAAGATATGTCTTCCATCAAGACTTTTTCCCCGAGGAGCAAAAGAGATAACACGATTGTCGAGAAAAGGATTGTGTTTAATGGCGCAGCTCTATCAAGTCTGAAAGCAGCTGCTCATGTCAACGTTAATAATTCAGGATCGCTGAAAAACGAACCATCACGAGTGCAAGTGGTGACAGCTTTCATATGGAGGGCTCTCATCAAGGCCTCTCAAGCCAGATATGGATGCTTATGTCCTTCTTATCTAACACACATAGTTGACATGAGAAGGAGGACAGCGCTACCGATTCCAGGGAATATGTGTGGAAATTTTGGAAACATGTCAATTGCACAATTCATGATGTGGTAAATTGGCTCCATGAAGGAATGAGTAGCATTTTCTCAGAATGTGCTAAAGCTTCAAATGGTGATGACATGATTTCAATAGTGACAAACAAGATGCTTaagatgaaagaaatatttgaaACAACTTAAATAGATGTCTATTTGTTTAATTCCTGGAGTCGGTTTCCAATTTATGAAGCAGATTTTGGTTGGGAAAGGCCAGAATGGGTGAGTAGCGTGTATGCACCAATGGAGGGGATTTTGCTATTGGACTCTAACGATGGCGATGGCATTGAGGCATGGGTTCGTTTGAAGGAAAATACCATGCTTCATTTTCAACAAATGCTGGAGATCAAATATTAATTCACTTGCCAAGAACAGCGAGCTCAAGAAGGTTTCTTTGGTTCtagtttcaaaatatttaatttgattactcaatcttgttgtttctttcatgttttggtTGTTTCTTCCTGAGTTGAAGTTATGAGTTCGGTAGCTGCTTCTGCTGTGATGCTGCAAAATGGCCATTTTGTTGCTCCTAGCTGCTGCAGATTTTCCCTGGTTTTCTTTCTAGGTTCTGCATACTTTCTGTATACAGACTACCTGTTTATTTCctttcttatataaaataaaatggactttctaatcaaaagaacaaaaaaaatctgtGTATAGTTCAACTTTTTCAAGCTTTTAATTGAGCAGTTAGGGATTAAAGAAACCTGAAATTTGAGAGGTACTAGTTTTTGTTGGCTTGATAAAGAACAAGGCAGCTGCTCTTGATGTCCTTACTAGTGTTCTCTTACTCCAAAAACGTTGATCAATTATTTGCATCTGCAGCTGCATAATTAGTTGAAAGAAAAAGTACACAGCCAACTTAGCATACCTCACCTTGATCCTGGTTTAACTTCTGAGTTACTAATTTTAATGGTTCTTTTCTTAGGCTTGATCGATGGCGATATTGAATCTGATGACCCTTCTAGTATTTTGCTATTCCAGAGATGCTAAGATATATAGCTAAGGAAATACATCTACAGCTCTGTCATTTGTAAACAGAAATCACCGACTGAAAGAATTTGGAACAATATCTCATAGCACATAGCTCTTAAACTTCATTCTTTGGTGACAAGAAACATGTTAACTATAGGATGTTACAAATGCTAAGTGCAGTAAGGCTtgatagaaatatttttattttttttttgaaaagaataattgTATAGAAGGGAAAAATTTATACAAAAGTACAAAAAACATACCCCAAAAAGTATAAAAGGCATGTTACCCAGGTCAAACTAACCAAAGGCAACTGGAAAGAGAAGCAAAAGCTAAAACAGAAGcaaaagtaaaaataacataCTGTCAAGACAAATAGGATCGGTTTCTCAGAAAGCTAGGTGCGGTCGATCAGTTGTTTATACAGAAAcctaaaacctaatttttaaaaaaaaaaaaaaaaactagaaaacaattgTTTGACTCCTCCGGTTGACTGGTTTATGCAAAACAATGAGAAGTAGCAGAAGCACATTGAA is part of the Populus trichocarpa isolate Nisqually-1 chromosome 7, P.trichocarpa_v4.1, whole genome shotgun sequence genome and encodes:
- the LOC127905527 gene encoding acetyl-CoA-benzylalcohol acetyltransferase-like: MGEIIATDYIERWSCGTLFTILYLNFYVWSFYAFLHLACTRSLGMLDSSTYINSSFGVFTFIIGGRLSLQAFIPSQLGAFATAHISILACIGKVFDIVFIKSTRDFLLYNLNTVSALSFIREHFFSLYLLSHYSTLLDPMGTPAQSSYSLVQFLFTRYVKGSVFIDCNDNGAEYLEAKASGCLSEFLKEGELETELRNHLAPPIFQPEESPLLIVQFNMFECGGLAIGISVTHKIVDGFTLFTFVDAWATACRIGIDKVHSPSFQLSSFCPPKDMSSIKTFSPRSKRDNTIVEKRIVFNGAALSSLKAAAHVNVNNSGSLKNEPSRVQVVTAFIWRALIKASQARYGCLCPSYLTHIVDMRRRTALPIPGNMCGNFGNMSIAQFMMW